AATAAATGCTTTCAAGTCGACTACTCTTGCCGGATACTTGAAACGGCGGGAAGAGCCTGCTACCAGTAAAGGAACGAGGGAGTCTCGCTTGTGCAGAGAGCCGTGACTTCCTCCGCCCAGATGGGTGGGAGAAGCCTCCGAGACGAACTCGTAGCCGGGGGCAGCAGTTAAAACAATGACAGGCGCCTCCTGGGCAAAGAGTGCCCCGTACAGTCGAGCAAAAGCGTCCGGATAGGCATCAAAATGAAGCTCGTTTCCAACGAGACGAACATCCAGCACCTGCAAATCTCCCTCGCAGGACCAGCCTTGGCCGTACACATCCTGATACGTGCCCGCTTTCCAGAAACACATGCTCTCTCTCGAGCCTCCGCGCATCACCCGAACCTTTTCCCCCTCCTTCCACGCGATGAGGTCGATCCGCTCATCACCGGAGACCGCATCCACTACGTCCATCCCTTCCCCTTCCACCAGCGGATACAAGTACGTCATGCGTTCATTATTGCAGAGGACAACTTCATCTTTCTCCGATACTTTTGCCCCCAAGCGAAGAATTGCATAAGAAGATAAAAGCGATTCGAGATCAATATCATGTTCCTTGCTTTCGCCAATCAGTGTTTGTCCATGGTCGCTCACGAAAATGCAAACATTCTCCTTCAGCACCTGATCCCAGGAGGGATAAATATCCAGAAAGCGGACCAATTCCTTGTCCACATCCGCCAGGTGCTGGACCGCCTCTCCCGGCGCTCGATGCAGCTTGCGGTCATTTTCCGGCAAATAGATGAGGGTAAAATCCGGCTGCTGCCCGCTCTTGACCACTTCAATCAACACATCGATCGCATGGGTATCATTGATGCCATAACCCTCCCACGCCGATTGCGAAAAGTTCCAGACGATCGGGCGGAACAAGCCCGGTTTTACCAGCGTCCCCAGACTCATCAATGTAGGACCGCTAATTTTTTCGCGCAGCGTAAAACCGGTGGCCACATCCAGTAGGGGCGGGAGCGACACCTTGTGCTGCTTATGCCCACGATGGGCAATAACATTGATAGAACCGGAGATGCGCCCGTTCTCCTCCAACTCCTCATGTATCGTTTTTACGTCTCTGCTTAAATGTCTTTCATTTAAGTCAAATAAGACATTCTTCGCGCACTGCTCCAGCCCGATTTTCCCCACAGAAACCGTTCCGTTAATATAATTGACCAACTCCCGGTTATCCGGATCATACCAGACCAGCCCCGGAACCTTGTGCTGATCAGGATAGACCCCCGTAATCATCGAACAGTCGATCGAGGCGGTCATCGTCGGAAATACGGTGACACAGTCCGGGATGTACTGTCCTTTTTCCATAAAAAACTGAAGCCCCGGCGCTTTCCCCGCTGCGATGCATTGTTCCAGAATATCCGGCATCATGGAGTCGATCAAGAAAAGAAGCACTTTTTTCATCCGTCTGCATTCCTTTTTCCCATGGAGTTGTTGTCGCACGTATTATTGTTTGCCGTTCGGTACGGGCTATTCGCAAAAGAAAGAGGCATCCTTCTACTATAAGGAGGCCTCTCGCTATACATAGGATGGAAGAAAATCTTAACGGACTTGGTACGTCAATACAGGCGACTCCTGCTCGATCGCCAGCTGCAGCGTCGGATGCGTCTGCAGGTACGGATGAACGGCCACGTACTCTTCGCTACCCGCCTTTGTCTCTCCAATCAGACTGGACAGCACAGCCCGGCGGATCAGCCAGTTTCCAGCCTCGTCTTGCTTAAACAGCGGTTCGACGGCGGGAAAAGCAATCCCGTTTACGACCGTATCCCCGTTTTCCGCTGCCAGCCGGAACCTGTCTACCCCGAGCGAATGCAGCGCCCGGACGGCCTGTGCGGCGTAATCCTCTTCCTGGATATCGGGTGCAAGTCCAAGATGATCCACCTTGGTACGCTTAGGCGTGAAATATTCATGCAGCGTCAGCTTCAAGGCATCCCCGTCGGACAGCGGAACAATTTGCTGGGCGCTGCCCTTTCCGTAGGTTTTGGTCCCGATTAGCTGTGCGATGCCGTGATCGCGCAGAGCTCCCGCCAAAAGCTCCGAGGCCGAGGCCGTTCCTTCATTTACGAGAATGCGGACGGGATAATCGATGTCCCGGCCATTGCGGACCCAAGTCTGCACCTCTACTCCGTTGCGGTTGGTGGTGTGCATGAGCAGGCCTTCCTCCATGAACAAGCTGGCAATGTCCCGCGCCGTGGACAGATAGCCGCCGCTGTTGTCGCGGAGATCGACGACCAAGCCCTTGAGCGGGGGCGACTGCCGCTCCAGCTGGAACAATTTGTCCCGGAACTGGAAGGCAGCTTCGGAGCCGAATGTCTCCAGACTGATGTAGCCGACTTTGCTGCCGGAAAAGAGCTGGCCTTCCACTTCTGGCACAGTGATGGCGGCGCGCTTCAGCTTTACCTGCAGCTCGCGTTTTTCCGCCGGGCGATAAACATGCAGGACGGCTTCTGTTCCTTCTTCGCCGCGAAGCAAGGCGTATGCTTCTTCGGCCGTTTTATCCCGCAAAGAAATCCCGTTTACGCCCTGCAGCTGGTCTCCCTTTTTCAGTTCGGAGGCCGCCGCGGGAGAGTTCGGAATCATTTCTCTGATCAGCATCAAACCGTTTTGGAAGCGGAGACGGAAGCCGAAACCGACTAAATGATTTTCGACCCCGTCCTGAAACTGCTTCAGCTCATCTTTGGTAAAAAACATCGTATGCGGATCTTCCAAAGTGGACAACATGCCTTCAATCGCTGCACGGTTGAGAATTGCATCGTTCAGCTTGGCCTTGGCACTCCACTCAGACAGGCGCCGGGTCAATTCGTCCAGCGTATCGTCTTCGGGGGAGTAGACAAGGGAAACGTTCTTCGCCTCCCTGGCCAGTTTGCTGACCTTCTCCAGTGCCCCCTGAACCAGCTGTTTCTCACTGGGCTTGCTCAGGTGATTGTCCATCACTTGCTGAAAGACTTCAACGGTTGCGACAAAAGGTTCGTCCGCCGCTTGAACCGGTACAGCTGCGGGAGAAACGGCGAGATACAGAGCCATCGCCAAGGAAAGGATTGCCTTCACGGACTTCACGGACTTCACGGACTTCACGGACTTCACAGCCTCCAAAACCTTCCCAGCCTTCACCGGTTTCGCCGATTGAACAGGTCTCATCTTGCCGCCTCCTTTACCGCTTGCGGGATGGATACCCGAACGTCCTTTTGCGTCTGATAGGTTTCGGTCCCTGCGTACGCGACGTATTCCTGGCTGTCGTAGACTTCTTCATAGCGCCATGTATGCCGCAGGATCAAATCGGAATCACGATCGATGTAGTACTTGTTCATATAGACGGGG
This sequence is a window from Brevibacillus composti. Protein-coding genes within it:
- a CDS encoding S41 family peptidase, with protein sequence MRPVQSAKPVKAGKVLEAVKSVKSVKSVKSVKAILSLAMALYLAVSPAAVPVQAADEPFVATVEVFQQVMDNHLSKPSEKQLVQGALEKVSKLAREAKNVSLVYSPEDDTLDELTRRLSEWSAKAKLNDAILNRAAIEGMLSTLEDPHTMFFTKDELKQFQDGVENHLVGFGFRLRFQNGLMLIREMIPNSPAAASELKKGDQLQGVNGISLRDKTAEEAYALLRGEEGTEAVLHVYRPAEKRELQVKLKRAAITVPEVEGQLFSGSKVGYISLETFGSEAAFQFRDKLFQLERQSPPLKGLVVDLRDNSGGYLSTARDIASLFMEEGLLMHTTNRNGVEVQTWVRNGRDIDYPVRILVNEGTASASELLAGALRDHGIAQLIGTKTYGKGSAQQIVPLSDGDALKLTLHEYFTPKRTKVDHLGLAPDIQEEDYAAQAVRALHSLGVDRFRLAAENGDTVVNGIAFPAVEPLFKQDEAGNWLIRRAVLSSLIGETKAGSEEYVAVHPYLQTHPTLQLAIEQESPVLTYQVR
- a CDS encoding alkaline phosphatase family protein, which codes for MKKVLLFLIDSMMPDILEQCIAAGKAPGLQFFMEKGQYIPDCVTVFPTMTASIDCSMITGVYPDQHKVPGLVWYDPDNRELVNYINGTVSVGKIGLEQCAKNVLFDLNERHLSRDVKTIHEELEENGRISGSINVIAHRGHKQHKVSLPPLLDVATGFTLREKISGPTLMSLGTLVKPGLFRPIVWNFSQSAWEGYGINDTHAIDVLIEVVKSGQQPDFTLIYLPENDRKLHRAPGEAVQHLADVDKELVRFLDIYPSWDQVLKENVCIFVSDHGQTLIGESKEHDIDLESLLSSYAILRLGAKVSEKDEVVLCNNERMTYLYPLVEGEGMDVVDAVSGDERIDLIAWKEGEKVRVMRGGSRESMCFWKAGTYQDVYGQGWSCEGDLQVLDVRLVGNELHFDAYPDAFARLYGALFAQEAPVIVLTAAPGYEFVSEASPTHLGGGSHGSLHKRDSLVPLLVAGSSRRFKYPARVVDLKAFILEELNVPVPGQ